The Paenibacillus sp. BIC5C1 DNA segment CCTGTCTTGCCTGTCATCAGGCAATCAATCAACTGTCTCTCTTTTCCAACAGGGAAAGCATATTCTTTTGCATGGTACGCCATGATATCCGAGGTATAAATTAGGCATCCAGAGCCCATGAACAAACGATGAAGAGAAGCTTCTGCTGATCGGGTATAAGAAGCAATGCTGTTTTCCAGTGAATCTTCCGCTGGTCCGATAGTAAATGAAATGGAACATTTTAGATGTGTCATCACGGCAGCCTGCATCATGCGCAGCAGGTCCTCAATGGGGCTATGCTCATAATCAGCTTCATCCTGAACTTTATCATTAAAGATAAGTGTGATCAGATCGCCGCCCATATCGACAGCTTCGGTGTGGTAGAAGAGATCAGCCGTCTCCGTACAAATGTTCATCATCGCATATTTTATAAGTTGGACTTCATCCCGGTAGGTATCACTGAAATCGGTAAAATGATCAATACGAAGCAGTACGAGCCTGGTTAGACAATGAACATTAACAGAAGAGCCATAAAACTTCATTCGGTCCTCCAGCATACCTCCTGTTACCGTTTCCCGTCCTTGCAAAGCCCCACGCAGAAAATCCTGTCGCAAAAGGTGCAGACTGCCACGACGCTCTGCTTCCATCACACGCATACGGACAAGCACTTTATCAATGGGATGATATAGCTTCCGGGAAACGAGGTAGGATAAGAGCACTCCCGCAATTAACAGCCCAAGACAAAACAGAACGGTGTGTGTCCGCATATTACGAATATCTGAGGTGATTAGGTCATAAGGCGTGATTCGTACATAGCGCCACCCGAGGTTATCAGGAGCGGTGTAGGTAATCAGTGACTTTTTTTCATCAACCTCTGCGGTAAAGTAGGCGGAATGCTCCTTGTTTTCCAGAATTGGCTGCATAAACGTTTCATTGGACAAATCTTTCATCAACGCTCGATTGCTGAAATCGGACAATAACTGTCCCTGTTCATTGATAATAAACGTTTTCCCTGGCTGATCGGCTGAGTTCATATTGGGACTGAGCCAGTCGTCCTTAATATTTACGACAACAGCATAATTCAGTGTAGCATTGTCATTGATCGTGTCGTAACAGAGGTACGTATAACTGCTGACCTGGGTTTCTTCGGTGGAGCCAACCTGGTATGTACGCGGAATGGGGACAAAAGGTTTGTATTCATGGAATCGGTCGAGGATGCTTGTAATCCCCTGATCGTCAATTTCCGAGATGGACTGTTGTCCATTGCGAACTTCATTTGAACTGATAAAGAACTCATCATTTTTGGAGTTATATACATAGATGGATTCGATAAAAGGGAGGGACATGCGATAGTTGTCGAGTTGTTCCATCGCGGACGTAATTTCATAGATACTCGGATTCGAATAGAGCAGCAAGGCAGAGATGGTGTAATCCTGATAAATCTGATAAGACAGTGATTTGGCGGTCTCGGTCATCTTGGAGACTTCCCGACTGGTCTGGGTAAGACCATTCATATCTGTTCGGTAGACCTGGCGAAGGGCAATACGATTATAGTTGACGTACAAAATGGTAGAAGCCACAAGCAAAGTGGCAACGGTGCTAACAATAATGCCGATGAGAATCCGTGCAAACACCTTCTGGCTGTCCTCTGAACGTTTGCGCATGACCTTTCCTCCCGTGGACCTCCTGTTTTGGATGAACAAAGTTACACTTCATAGCGAAGAATAAGACTTCATATATGGGCGTAGTGAATCACGGATGTATCTTGAATTATATATTATGTATGCGTTTACATCAACGGAGAACGGCATGCTATGCCCGATTTCCTTAGCTAAAGTTCAACTTTCGCTTTATTGTTCACTCCGTTCAACCTATGCACGATATCAACTTTTGTGAACGCTCAGGCATCATTTCAGTGTTCGTTCATATTGTTCATATTCCGTTTCGCAGAATCGTTCATGATCTGGCCGAATGATTCAGTATCCGGTAGCGCTTAGGGCATCTACAATAAAAACAGAGCTCCACTGCGCGCCGCGCCGTAAGAAATTCGGGAGGGATCGAGCCATGCTCAAAGAATTGAACAAAAACAAAATCATGTTTCTGATGCTGCTGCCTACACTGATCTTTTTTCTGATTAACTCGTATTTTCCGATGGTCGGCATTTATTATGCGTTTACCCGTTATGATTTTGAAGGTGGTTTGTTCGGCAGCCCATTTGTTGGACTGGAGAACTTCAAGTTCCTGTGGCAATCCGGAATGCTGCTGAAGCTGACAACCAACACGGTGGGGTACAATCTGGCCTTCATTATATTAGGAAACGG contains these protein-coding regions:
- a CDS encoding AraC family transcriptional regulator — encoded protein: MRKRSEDSQKVFARILIGIIVSTVATLLVASTILYVNYNRIALRQVYRTDMNGLTQTSREVSKMTETAKSLSYQIYQDYTISALLLYSNPSIYEITSAMEQLDNYRMSLPFIESIYVYNSKNDEFFISSNEVRNGQQSISEIDDQGITSILDRFHEYKPFVPIPRTYQVGSTEETQVSSYTYLCYDTINDNATLNYAVVVNIKDDWLSPNMNSADQPGKTFIINEQGQLLSDFSNRALMKDLSNETFMQPILENKEHSAYFTAEVDEKKSLITYTAPDNLGWRYVRITPYDLITSDIRNMRTHTVLFCLGLLIAGVLLSYLVSRKLYHPIDKVLVRMRVMEAERRGSLHLLRQDFLRGALQGRETVTGGMLEDRMKFYGSSVNVHCLTRLVLLRIDHFTDFSDTYRDEVQLIKYAMMNICTETADLFYHTEAVDMGGDLITLIFNDKVQDEADYEHSPIEDLLRMMQAAVMTHLKCSISFTIGPAEDSLENSIASYTRSAEASLHRLFMGSGCLIYTSDIMAYHAKEYAFPVGKERQLIDCLMTGKTGEAKQVYADIVSETATYPFTVFQLALSHLTMTLNHVRNTLKKNNQLTLESISDRSMLPIHDAEDLSEVHAHFYRMFDELGSKVEEKRTLKHEELIRKINCIIERDYANTNLCLTSIADELAMSPIYVSRLYKQLTLKGLTDVINETRIAKAQFLLIETENSVADIAEQTGFTNSSYFYRMFKKFNGVTPNDYRRKELHSEL